The proteins below are encoded in one region of Microbispora sp. NBC_01189:
- a CDS encoding MarR family transcriptional regulator, producing the protein MTLSRPAEDEVDRLVAAWKQERPDLDVTPLEVLSRVSRLSRHLERERRAAFASHDIESWEFDVLTALRRSGEPYELSPGALLRATLVTSGTMTNRIDRLAAAGLVTRRPDPEDRRGVLVRLTRAGMDRVDAAFADLLRRERELLAGLDPHEQRALACLLRTLLVPFDAPSDTLDNGLR; encoded by the coding sequence ATGACCCTCTCGAGGCCCGCCGAGGACGAGGTGGACCGGCTGGTCGCGGCCTGGAAGCAGGAGCGCCCGGACCTGGACGTGACACCACTTGAGGTGCTCAGCCGGGTCTCCCGCCTGAGCCGGCACCTTGAACGTGAGCGCCGGGCCGCCTTCGCCTCCCATGACATCGAGTCGTGGGAGTTCGACGTGCTGACGGCGCTCCGCCGCTCCGGCGAGCCGTACGAGCTGAGCCCCGGCGCGCTGCTGCGCGCCACCCTGGTGACGTCGGGCACGATGACGAACCGCATCGACCGGCTCGCCGCCGCCGGGCTGGTCACCCGGCGCCCCGATCCCGAGGACCGGCGCGGCGTGCTGGTGCGCCTCACCCGCGCCGGCATGGACCGGGTGGACGCCGCGTTCGCCGACCTGCTGCGGCGCGAACGCGAGCTGCTGGCCGGCCTCGACCCGCACGAGCAGCGGGCCCTCGCCTGCCTGCTGCGCACACTCCTCGTGCCCTTCGACGCCCCCTCGGACACGCTCGACAACGGGCTCCGTTGA
- a CDS encoding transposase: MSRTYDRIARLRATAKRRAVGWQHQTTTELASTFSVVVVEDLKITSMVRSAKGTIEQPGRNVRQKAGLNRAITGEAWGRTVTLLECKTRDRGGLVVKVPAPGTSQTCHQCGHRDAASRDGTRFSCTSPACGWTGHADTNAAININNAAGTAVSGRGDLGAARSAKRQPPHAA; encoded by the coding sequence GTGAGCCGCACCTATGACCGGATCGCCCGGCTCCGCGCGACAGCCAAGCGCCGAGCCGTCGGCTGGCAGCACCAGACCACCACCGAACTCGCCAGCACCTTCAGCGTGGTCGTGGTGGAAGACCTGAAGATCACCAGCATGGTCCGCTCCGCCAAGGGCACGATCGAACAACCCGGCCGGAACGTGCGGCAGAAGGCCGGGCTGAACCGCGCCATCACCGGCGAGGCGTGGGGCCGGACGGTCACCCTGCTGGAGTGCAAAACCCGTGATCGCGGCGGGCTTGTAGTGAAGGTCCCCGCCCCGGGCACGTCACAGACCTGCCACCAGTGCGGGCACCGCGACGCGGCCTCCCGCGACGGCACCCGGTTCTCGTGCACCAGCCCGGCGTGCGGGTGGACCGGCCACGCGGACACCAACGCCGCGATCAACATCAACAACGCCGCAGGAACTGCGGTGTCAGGACGTGGAGACCTCGGGGCTGCCCGGTCTGCGAAGCGTCAACCCCCGCACGCCGCTTGA
- a CDS encoding ABC-F family ATP-binding cassette domain-containing protein produces MNLVNLESVSHAFGLKPLLADVSLGIEQGDRIGVVGRNGGGKTTLISIISGALRPDGGRVTHTRNLRVGMLSQRDEFDPDMPVKDIVLAGRAEHEWAGDAAIREILARLLGDVDLASPAGALSGGERRRTALARLLIGEHDLIVLDEPTNHLDIEAIAWLAGHLSRRRSALLVVTHDRWFLDAVATRTWEVVDGTVERYEGGYAAYVLAKAERARLAQAAEERRQNLMRKEIAWLRRGPPARTSKPKFRINAAEALIANEPPPRETVELLGFASARLGKTVFDLEDVTLHAGGPGAGPLVLDHSTYQFGPGDRIGLIGVNGSGKSSVLRLLSGTVTQDGGRVVRGRTVRLAHLSQELHDLDPSRRVLETVEEVRKYVQVGKKEWSASQLLERLGFRGEAQWKVVGDLSGGERRRLQLLRLIMDEPNVLLLDEPTNDLDIETLTELEDLLDGWAGTLVVVSHDRYFLERVADRCVALLGDGRLSMLPGGVDEYLERRASGTALSARGAASSAAPAAVPAERRQGGDGQETGGQGADQAATAGLSAKELRELRKELNRLERQLDKLGGREAALHAGMAGAAGDFTRLAALDAELREVGAQKEMVELEWMELAERLEGQ; encoded by the coding sequence ATGAACCTGGTCAATCTGGAGTCGGTCTCCCACGCTTTCGGCCTCAAGCCCCTGCTGGCCGATGTCTCTCTCGGCATCGAGCAGGGCGACCGGATCGGCGTCGTGGGCCGCAACGGCGGCGGCAAGACCACGCTCATCTCGATCATCTCCGGCGCGCTGCGGCCCGACGGCGGGCGCGTGACGCACACGCGCAACCTGCGGGTGGGCATGCTCTCCCAGCGCGACGAGTTCGACCCTGACATGCCGGTGAAGGACATCGTCCTGGCCGGGCGGGCCGAGCACGAATGGGCCGGCGACGCGGCGATCAGGGAGATCCTCGCCCGGCTGCTCGGTGACGTCGACCTGGCGTCCCCGGCAGGGGCCCTGTCCGGCGGTGAGCGCCGCCGTACGGCGCTGGCCAGGCTGCTGATCGGCGAGCACGACCTGATCGTCCTCGACGAGCCGACGAACCACCTCGACATCGAGGCCATCGCGTGGCTGGCCGGGCATCTGTCCCGGCGCAGGTCGGCGTTGCTGGTGGTCACGCACGACCGGTGGTTCCTCGACGCGGTGGCCACCCGCACCTGGGAGGTCGTGGACGGCACGGTCGAGCGGTACGAGGGCGGCTACGCCGCCTACGTCCTCGCCAAGGCCGAGCGCGCCCGCCTCGCCCAGGCTGCCGAGGAGCGCAGGCAGAACCTGATGCGCAAGGAGATCGCCTGGCTGCGGCGCGGCCCGCCGGCGCGTACGTCGAAGCCGAAGTTCCGGATCAACGCCGCCGAGGCGCTGATCGCGAACGAGCCGCCGCCGCGGGAGACGGTCGAGCTGCTCGGCTTCGCCTCGGCGCGGCTGGGCAAGACGGTCTTCGATTTGGAGGACGTGACGCTCCACGCGGGAGGGCCCGGCGCCGGTCCGCTCGTGCTCGACCACAGTACGTACCAGTTCGGCCCGGGTGACCGGATCGGGCTGATCGGGGTCAACGGCTCGGGCAAGTCGTCGGTGCTGCGCCTGCTGTCGGGCACGGTCACGCAGGACGGCGGCCGGGTCGTGCGGGGCCGGACCGTACGGCTCGCGCATCTGTCGCAGGAACTGCACGATCTCGATCCGTCGCGGCGGGTGCTGGAGACGGTCGAGGAGGTGCGCAAGTACGTCCAGGTCGGCAAGAAGGAATGGTCGGCCTCCCAGCTGCTCGAACGCCTCGGCTTCCGGGGCGAGGCGCAGTGGAAGGTCGTCGGCGACCTGTCCGGCGGTGAGCGGCGGCGGCTCCAGCTCCTTCGGCTGATCATGGACGAGCCGAACGTGCTCCTGCTCGACGAGCCCACCAACGATCTCGACATCGAGACCCTCACCGAGCTGGAGGACCTGCTCGACGGCTGGGCCGGCACGCTGGTCGTGGTGAGCCACGACCGCTACTTCCTGGAGCGGGTGGCCGACCGCTGCGTGGCCCTGCTCGGGGACGGCAGGCTCTCCATGCTCCCGGGGGGCGTGGACGAATACCTGGAGCGCCGGGCCTCGGGAACCGCGCTGTCCGCCCGCGGCGCGGCCTCGTCGGCCGCGCCCGCCGCCGTACCGGCGGAGCGGAGGCAGGGCGGGGACGGGCAGGAAACGGGCGGGCAGGGCGCGGACCAGGCGGCCACCGCCGGACTGTCGGCCAAGGAGCTGCGGGAGCTGCGCAAGGAGCTCAACCGGCTGGAGCGGCAGCTCGACAAGCTCGGCGGGCGGGAGGCGGCGCTGCACGCCGGCATGGCCGGGGCCGCCGGCGACTTCACCCGCCTGGCCGCCCTCGACGCGGAGCTGCGCGAGGTCGGCGCGCAGAAGGAGATGGTCGAGCTCGAATGGATGGAGCTCGCCGAACGCCTGGAAGGCCAGTGA
- a CDS encoding 4-(cytidine 5'-diphospho)-2-C-methyl-D-erythritol kinase, whose product MRAITVRVPAKVNLQLAVGPLREDGYHDLVNVFHAVSIFDEVTAAEPGDVSAAAPPLTVRIEGESAGEVPANDDNLAVRAARALAARAGRSYRADLVIRKSIPVAGGMAGGSADAAAALVACNELWGLGLPVEDLMEIAADVGSDVPFALFGGTAVGTGRGERLSRLETSGSFHWVFALADGGLSTPRVYGECDRLRAEAGTDPGRPAASEPLLAALREGDAVALGRALTNDLQPAALSLRPSLARTLHAGDELGALSSLVSGSGPTCAFLAASETHAAEIAAGLKNAEGCRAAVTATGPVPGAVVVG is encoded by the coding sequence ATGAGGGCGATCACCGTACGCGTGCCCGCGAAGGTCAACCTGCAGCTCGCGGTCGGGCCGCTGCGCGAGGACGGCTACCACGACCTGGTGAACGTCTTCCACGCCGTGTCGATCTTCGACGAGGTCACGGCCGCCGAGCCCGGCGACGTGTCGGCGGCCGCGCCGCCGCTGACCGTGCGGATCGAGGGGGAGTCGGCGGGCGAGGTGCCCGCGAACGACGACAATCTGGCCGTACGGGCGGCCCGCGCGCTGGCCGCCCGGGCCGGTCGCTCCTACCGGGCCGACCTGGTGATCCGCAAGTCGATCCCGGTCGCCGGCGGCATGGCGGGGGGCAGCGCCGACGCGGCCGCCGCCCTGGTGGCCTGCAACGAGCTGTGGGGCCTCGGCCTGCCGGTGGAGGACCTCATGGAGATCGCGGCCGACGTCGGCAGCGACGTGCCGTTCGCCCTGTTCGGCGGCACGGCCGTGGGCACCGGCCGGGGCGAGCGGCTGTCGCGCCTGGAGACGTCGGGCTCCTTCCACTGGGTCTTCGCGCTCGCCGACGGCGGCCTGTCCACTCCCCGCGTGTACGGCGAGTGCGACCGCCTGCGTGCGGAGGCCGGGACGGACCCCGGTCGTCCGGCGGCGAGCGAACCCCTGCTGGCCGCGCTGCGCGAAGGGGACGCCGTCGCCCTCGGCCGGGCGCTGACCAACGACCTGCAGCCCGCGGCGCTGTCCCTGCGGCCGTCGCTCGCGCGCACGCTGCACGCCGGCGACGAGCTGGGCGCCCTGAGCTCACTCGTCTCGGGGTCGGGCCCGACCTGCGCGTTCCTCGCCGCGTCGGAGACGCACGCCGCGGAGATCGCCGCCGGGCTCAAGAACGCCGAGGGCTGCCGGGCCGCCGTCACGGCCACCGGCCCGGTCCCCGGAGCCGTGGTCGTCGGCTGA
- a CDS encoding serine/threonine-protein kinase codes for MPVFRDAARHDRPRHRPLGAPIDSDATTPLAASDPKTIGDYRLVGRIGSGGMGTVYLGVSPEERHVAVKVIRAGRSGDSGFTARFASEVEHARAVASFCTAQVLGHGETPDGRPYMVTEYIPGTPLDRHITRDGPLEPGTLHGVAFGVAAALTAIHAAGLVHRDLKPSNVILSMSGPRVIDFGISRAVDATHGHTGTDELVGTPGWWAPEQLRGLPVTPAADVFTWGCLVAYAATGRHPFGEGDPMVLAHRLLESAPDLGALPAPLDRLVRRALDREPRNRPTSQELLLDLVGSRPDPATQVIEGAWDPPAPPSGPRPSGPRPSGPRPSGPRPSGPRPSGPRPRRRTGRLLALVAPAVALAIVAGLTVGLVTSRSGGPPPAGRASDVGRRIEIGDVQVVVQPPACHPPTGDGLVCRIDWIMLNMGGADAEPAGPPDLLDDRNVPHHPRASRSAPAALAPGAMVTLSAEYALASGRTAARLDGSFVAHAPVVHVRLPPPGDAYGKAPGEAPRRAAPEPGPVSPASGGTPDAAREATGATAATPLDGAGAGAGGGDCARAGPADFDGDGFDDAVVTDPLAPSPDSTAVGSGRVFLLRGGPPSAPAPVVTAFDAAAPGWTARAAHIDGDRCLDLVVSTPYAYGGAGQVQAHGAGVAYVYWGGRDFGTPGAPRTELRPPEARTDAHFGWSLAVSDPSPDIGLAAPAPVKSTTDDGTGTAAQTTITSGGTTGSGTTGSGATRDAGAQGVVVVGAPHEDADGKADSGAVYVYRFTGRDPGTPQRITQDSPGVPGASQPGDMFGWSLALGRLGGAAGPLDLAVGAPFEDQEENGQADTGAVTVIYDVATRPWAYQGAGWDISGLTGDLPSHPGDRLGYSLAYGAGYLAVGAPGADPYDTRDAGAVLLFQAAGPGPRFVRLLGAQAEAGERGRFGFSLALAGPSLLAGAPGQALPGVPEAGAVHVIRLTGPPGRVVLREDRPAPYDHLGWSVGGTADGRVLAGAPDAGVTGAAILSTIPSAGASSGSGPSPGPGERMVLPGPDGADTLDFGAAVAG; via the coding sequence GTGCCGGTCTTCCGTGACGCCGCCCGCCATGACCGTCCCCGGCACCGCCCCCTGGGAGCCCCGATCGATTCCGACGCCACCACCCCCCTTGCCGCGAGCGACCCGAAGACGATCGGCGACTACCGGCTGGTGGGCCGGATCGGCTCGGGCGGGATGGGCACGGTCTACCTGGGCGTCTCCCCGGAGGAGCGGCACGTCGCGGTCAAGGTGATCCGGGCCGGGCGCTCGGGCGACTCCGGCTTCACGGCGCGGTTCGCCTCGGAGGTCGAGCACGCCCGCGCCGTCGCGTCGTTCTGCACCGCCCAGGTGCTCGGTCACGGCGAGACGCCGGACGGACGGCCGTACATGGTCACCGAGTACATTCCCGGCACACCGCTCGACCGGCACATCACGAGGGACGGACCGCTGGAGCCGGGCACCCTCCACGGTGTCGCGTTCGGCGTGGCGGCGGCGCTGACCGCGATCCACGCGGCCGGGCTGGTCCACCGGGACCTCAAGCCCTCGAACGTGATCCTGTCGATGTCCGGCCCCCGTGTGATCGACTTCGGGATCTCGCGGGCCGTGGACGCCACCCACGGCCACACGGGGACCGACGAACTGGTCGGCACCCCCGGCTGGTGGGCGCCCGAGCAGCTCCGGGGCCTCCCGGTCACCCCCGCCGCCGACGTCTTCACCTGGGGCTGCCTGGTGGCGTACGCCGCCACCGGCCGGCACCCCTTCGGGGAGGGCGACCCGATGGTCCTCGCCCACCGTCTGCTGGAGAGCGCTCCCGATCTCGGCGCGCTGCCCGCGCCGCTGGACCGCCTGGTCCGCCGGGCGCTCGACCGGGAGCCGCGCAACCGGCCCACGTCGCAGGAACTGCTGCTGGACCTCGTCGGCAGCCGGCCCGACCCGGCCACCCAGGTGATCGAGGGCGCGTGGGACCCGCCGGCGCCTCCGTCTGGGCCGCGCCCTTCCGGGCCGCGCCCTTCCGGGCCGCGCCCTTCCGGGCCGCGCCCTTCCGGGCCGCGCCCTTCCGGGCCGCGCCCCCGGCGGCGGACCGGGAGGCTGCTCGCGCTGGTCGCCCCCGCCGTGGCCCTCGCCATCGTCGCGGGCCTCACGGTCGGGCTGGTCACCTCCCGCTCCGGCGGCCCTCCGCCCGCCGGCCGGGCGAGCGACGTGGGCCGCCGCATCGAGATCGGTGACGTCCAGGTCGTCGTCCAGCCCCCCGCCTGCCATCCGCCGACCGGCGACGGCCTGGTGTGCCGAATCGACTGGATCATGCTCAACATGGGCGGCGCGGACGCCGAGCCGGCCGGCCCGCCCGACCTTCTCGACGACCGGAACGTGCCGCACCACCCCCGCGCCTCCCGCTCCGCTCCGGCCGCGCTCGCTCCGGGGGCGATGGTCACGCTCAGCGCCGAGTACGCGCTGGCCTCCGGCCGCACGGCGGCCCGCCTCGACGGCTCGTTCGTCGCCCACGCGCCGGTCGTCCACGTACGTCTTCCTCCACCCGGGGACGCGTACGGGAAGGCGCCCGGGGAGGCGCCCCGGCGGGCCGCTCCGGAGCCTGGCCCCGTGAGTCCGGCCTCCGGAGGGACGCCGGACGCCGCCCGGGAGGCGACCGGCGCGACAGCGGCGACGCCCCTGGACGGAGCCGGAGCCGGAGCCGGAGGCGGCGACTGCGCGCGGGCCGGCCCGGCCGACTTCGACGGAGACGGCTTCGACGACGCGGTGGTCACCGACCCACTGGCCCCGAGCCCGGACAGCACGGCGGTGGGGTCGGGCCGGGTGTTCCTCCTGCGTGGCGGGCCGCCGTCGGCGCCGGCGCCCGTGGTCACCGCGTTCGACGCGGCTGCGCCCGGCTGGACGGCCCGCGCCGCGCACATCGACGGCGACCGGTGCCTCGATCTCGTGGTCTCGACCCCGTACGCGTACGGGGGCGCGGGTCAGGTGCAGGCGCACGGGGCGGGGGTGGCGTACGTCTACTGGGGCGGGCGCGACTTCGGCACGCCCGGCGCGCCCCGGACCGAGCTACGCCCGCCGGAGGCCAGGACCGACGCCCACTTCGGCTGGTCCCTCGCCGTGAGCGACCCGTCGCCCGACATCGGGCTCGCCGCCCCGGCTCCCGTAAAGAGCACCACCGATGACGGCACCGGCACAGCCGCGCAGACGACGATCACGAGCGGCGGCACGACCGGGAGCGGCACGACCGGGAGCGGCGCGACCAGGGACGCGGGCGCGCAGGGGGTGGTCGTGGTCGGCGCGCCGCACGAGGACGCCGACGGCAAGGCCGACTCCGGAGCCGTCTACGTCTATCGGTTCACCGGCCGCGATCCCGGCACGCCGCAGCGCATCACGCAGGACTCGCCCGGCGTTCCGGGAGCGTCCCAGCCGGGCGACATGTTCGGCTGGTCGCTCGCCCTCGGGCGGCTCGGCGGCGCCGCCGGGCCGCTCGACCTCGCCGTGGGCGCGCCGTTCGAGGACCAGGAGGAGAACGGCCAGGCGGACACCGGGGCCGTCACGGTGATCTACGATGTGGCGACCCGGCCGTGGGCCTACCAGGGCGCCGGGTGGGACATCTCCGGCCTCACCGGCGACCTGCCGTCCCATCCCGGCGACCGCCTCGGCTACTCCCTGGCGTACGGCGCGGGATACCTGGCCGTGGGCGCCCCCGGGGCCGATCCCTACGACACCCGTGACGCGGGGGCCGTGCTGCTCTTCCAGGCGGCCGGTCCCGGGCCCCGGTTCGTCCGGCTGCTGGGCGCGCAGGCCGAGGCGGGCGAACGCGGCCGGTTCGGCTTCTCCCTCGCACTGGCCGGGCCGTCCCTGCTCGCCGGGGCTCCCGGCCAGGCGCTGCCGGGCGTGCCCGAGGCGGGGGCGGTCCACGTGATCCGGCTCACCGGCCCGCCCGGCCGCGTCGTGCTCCGGGAGGACAGACCCGCGCCGTACGACCATCTGGGGTGGAGCGTCGGCGGCACGGCGGACGGCCGGGTGCTGGCCGGGGCTCCGGACGCCGGGGTGACGGGCGCGGCGATCCTTTCGACGATCCCCAGCGCCGGGGCGTCCTCCGGCTCCGGACCTTCGCCCGGGCCCGGCGAGCGGATGGTGCTTCCCGGGCCGGACGGCGCGGACACCCTCGACTTCGGCGCCGCCGTCGCCGGCTGA
- the rsmA gene encoding 16S rRNA (adenine(1518)-N(6)/adenine(1519)-N(6))-dimethyltransferase RsmA — protein MSLLGPVEVRVLAEKLNLRPTKRLGQNFVIDGGTVRRIVRLAEVTPQDVAIEVGPGLGSLTLALLPEVAEVVAVEIDPVLAGQLPLTVEQRAPEVAGRLTVVPADALKVGPGDLPAEPTVLVANLPYNVSVPVVLHLLRVLPSLRRGLVMVQAEVADRLAAAPGSRVYGVPSVKAAWYADVRRAGPVGRNVFWPAPNVDSGLVSLVRREPPATTATREEVFAAVDAAFAQRRKTLRAALASWAGTPAAAEEALVGAGVDPSARGEQLRVEDFARIAEQRPARAPRPATTP, from the coding sequence ATGAGTCTGCTTGGGCCGGTCGAAGTGCGTGTGCTGGCGGAGAAGCTGAACCTCCGCCCGACGAAGAGGCTGGGGCAGAACTTCGTGATCGACGGCGGCACGGTCCGCCGGATCGTCCGGCTCGCCGAGGTCACCCCGCAGGACGTGGCGATCGAGGTCGGCCCCGGCCTCGGCTCGCTCACCCTCGCGCTGCTGCCGGAGGTCGCCGAGGTCGTCGCCGTGGAGATCGACCCGGTGCTGGCCGGGCAGTTGCCGCTGACGGTCGAACAGCGGGCTCCCGAGGTGGCGGGCCGGCTGACCGTGGTGCCCGCCGACGCGCTCAAGGTCGGCCCCGGCGACCTCCCGGCCGAGCCGACCGTGCTGGTGGCCAATCTGCCGTACAACGTGTCGGTGCCGGTCGTGCTGCACCTGCTGCGGGTGCTGCCGTCGCTGCGGCGCGGGCTGGTGATGGTGCAGGCGGAGGTCGCCGACCGCCTGGCCGCCGCGCCGGGCTCGCGCGTCTACGGGGTGCCCTCGGTCAAGGCCGCCTGGTACGCCGACGTGCGCCGGGCCGGACCGGTCGGGCGCAACGTCTTCTGGCCCGCGCCGAACGTCGACTCGGGCCTGGTCTCCCTCGTACGGCGCGAGCCGCCGGCGACGACCGCGACCCGCGAGGAGGTCTTCGCCGCCGTCGACGCGGCCTTCGCCCAGCGCCGCAAGACGCTGCGCGCCGCGCTCGCCTCCTGGGCCGGCACGCCCGCCGCCGCCGAGGAGGCGCTGGTCGGGGCCGGGGTCGACCCCTCGGCCCGGGGCGAGCAACTGCGGGTCGAGGACTTCGCCCGCATCGCCGAGCAGCGCCCCGCCAGAGCCCCCCGCCCCGCGACCACCCCCTGA
- a CDS encoding TatD family hydrolase, with translation MSRERPAPPEALPVEVFDSHCHLDIMVGDRQASSGDPVALAAQAAGASVETIVAEARAVGVTRLVTVGYDLPSSRWNAAVAAGHRDVYAAVAIHPNEAHASTPEVLAEIEDLARRPDVRAVGETGLDYYRDWASKEDQHASFRAHIEIARRTGKALVIHDRDAHDDVLAVLADQGAPDVVVFHSFSGDAEMAKRCVDAGYYMSFSGPVTYKNAGYLREAAAVAPPELMLVETDAPYLPPTPHRGRPNAPYLVPLTLRCLAEVKGMDVAGLAARISANGEAAFGAW, from the coding sequence ATGTCGCGAGAGCGTCCGGCGCCGCCCGAGGCGCTGCCCGTGGAGGTGTTCGACAGCCACTGCCACCTCGACATCATGGTCGGCGACCGGCAGGCGTCCTCCGGTGATCCGGTCGCGCTGGCGGCCCAGGCCGCCGGGGCGAGCGTCGAGACGATCGTGGCCGAGGCGAGGGCGGTCGGCGTGACCCGCCTGGTGACCGTCGGGTACGACCTGCCGTCCTCCCGCTGGAACGCCGCCGTGGCCGCCGGGCACCGCGACGTGTACGCGGCGGTGGCCATCCACCCCAACGAGGCGCACGCGTCCACGCCCGAGGTCCTCGCCGAGATCGAGGACCTCGCGCGGCGGCCGGACGTGCGGGCGGTGGGGGAGACCGGGCTCGACTACTACCGCGACTGGGCCTCGAAGGAGGACCAGCACGCGAGCTTCCGCGCGCACATCGAGATCGCCAGGCGGACCGGGAAGGCCCTGGTGATCCACGACCGGGACGCGCACGACGACGTGCTCGCCGTGCTCGCCGACCAGGGCGCCCCGGACGTGGTCGTTTTCCACAGCTTCTCCGGCGACGCCGAGATGGCCAAGCGGTGCGTGGACGCGGGCTACTACATGTCGTTCTCCGGCCCGGTGACGTACAAGAACGCCGGATATCTCCGGGAGGCGGCGGCGGTGGCCCCACCCGAGCTCATGCTGGTCGAGACCGACGCGCCCTACCTGCCGCCGACGCCGCACCGGGGCAGGCCCAACGCGCCCTACCTGGTCCCGCTCACGCTTCGCTGCCTGGCCGAGGTCAAGGGCATGGACGTCGCCGGCCTCGCGGCCCGGATCTCCGCCAACGGCGAGGCCGCGTTCGGCGCCTGGTGA
- the metG gene encoding methionine--tRNA ligase: protein MAATGTTASGESAYYVTTPIYYVNDAPHLGHAYTTVAGDVLTRWHRQRGEKVWYLTGTDEHGQKVMRTAEANGVTPQEWCDKLVEDAWKPLWEHLQIANDDFIRTTEPRHTDRVQEFVQDLYEKGEIYKGGYEGPYCVACEEYKSPGDLLEGDLCPIHKRPVEWLKEENYFFRLSAFGDRLLEYYESNPDFIRPASARNEVLSFVKQGLQDLSISRSTFDWGVPIPWDTKHVIYVWIDALLNYATAAGYGADQEKFDATWPANIHLVGKDILRFHAVIWPAMLLANGLPLPRGVFANGWLMVGGEKMSKSNLTGISPRELTEHFGVDAYRYYFLRAIPFGQDGSFSWEDFSARYTSELANDFGNLASRVAAMVGKYFDGVLPEAKDAGPAEQGIADGLAAAAARADTLIGDNLDFSAGIGAIFEFVKQVNGYLSDQAPWKVAKDDSPEGQARLATILYTAAESLRAIAVLLHPVMPATAEKLWASLGAEPHLGALADQRIADVATWGRLPAGAQVVKGEILFPRLENA, encoded by the coding sequence ATGGCGGCTACAGGAACGACAGCATCCGGGGAGTCGGCGTACTACGTGACGACGCCGATCTACTACGTCAACGACGCCCCGCACCTGGGCCACGCCTACACGACCGTCGCGGGCGACGTGCTCACCCGCTGGCACCGCCAGCGCGGCGAGAAGGTGTGGTACCTCACCGGCACGGACGAGCACGGTCAGAAGGTCATGCGCACGGCCGAGGCGAACGGCGTCACGCCCCAGGAGTGGTGCGACAAGCTCGTCGAGGACGCCTGGAAGCCGCTCTGGGAGCACCTCCAGATCGCCAACGACGACTTCATCCGGACGACCGAGCCGCGCCACACCGACCGCGTGCAGGAGTTCGTGCAGGACCTGTACGAGAAGGGCGAGATCTACAAGGGCGGGTACGAAGGGCCCTACTGCGTCGCGTGCGAGGAGTACAAGTCGCCCGGCGACCTGCTGGAGGGCGACCTGTGCCCGATCCACAAGCGCCCGGTGGAGTGGCTGAAGGAGGAGAACTACTTCTTCCGGCTCTCCGCGTTCGGCGACCGGCTGCTGGAGTACTACGAGAGCAACCCCGACTTCATCCGGCCCGCCTCGGCGCGCAACGAGGTCCTGTCGTTCGTGAAGCAGGGCCTGCAGGACCTGTCGATCTCGCGGTCGACCTTCGACTGGGGCGTCCCGATCCCCTGGGACACCAAGCACGTCATCTACGTGTGGATCGACGCCCTGCTCAACTACGCCACGGCCGCCGGTTACGGCGCGGACCAGGAGAAGTTCGACGCCACCTGGCCGGCGAACATCCACCTGGTCGGCAAGGACATCCTCCGCTTCCACGCGGTGATCTGGCCCGCCATGCTGCTGGCGAACGGCCTGCCGCTGCCGCGCGGGGTCTTCGCCAACGGCTGGCTGATGGTCGGCGGCGAGAAGATGAGCAAGTCGAACCTGACCGGCATCTCGCCGCGCGAGCTGACCGAGCACTTCGGCGTGGACGCCTACCGCTACTACTTCCTGCGGGCGATCCCGTTCGGCCAGGACGGCTCGTTCTCCTGGGAGGACTTCTCCGCCCGATACACCTCCGAGCTCGCCAACGACTTCGGCAACCTGGCGTCCCGGGTGGCCGCGATGGTCGGCAAGTACTTCGATGGTGTGCTGCCCGAGGCCAAGGACGCGGGTCCGGCCGAGCAGGGAATAGCGGACGGCCTCGCCGCGGCGGCGGCGCGGGCGGACACCCTGATCGGCGACAACCTGGACTTCTCCGCCGGCATCGGCGCGATCTTCGAGTTCGTGAAGCAGGTCAACGGCTACCTCAGCGACCAGGCGCCCTGGAAGGTCGCCAAGGACGACTCGCCGGAGGGGCAGGCGCGCCTCGCGACGATCCTCTACACGGCGGCCGAGTCGCTGCGCGCGATCGCGGTGCTGCTGCACCCGGTCATGCCGGCCACCGCTGAGAAGCTCTGGGCGTCCCTCGGGGCGGAGCCGCACCTCGGCGCGCTCGCGGACCAGCGGATCGCCGACGTCGCCACCTGGGGCCGGCTTCCCGCCGGGGCGCAGGTCGTCAAGGGAGAGATCCTCTTCCCGAGGCTGGAGAACGCCTGA